The genomic stretch TGTAACTCCATTTGTATAAATgttcaaaaaatacaaaataatagaaGTTAGGAGAGTGCTTACCTTTGCAGTGGAGGGGTAGTGGCCAGACAAGGACAGAAGGAGGCTTGCAGGGTTTGTTAACATTGTAGCTTCAATTTGGTTCTGTTTATAGGCGTGCATTCACTTCGTGAAAGTtctttgaattgtacacttatgATTTGTACCTTTTTTGATGTAtgttatatttaaagataaaagtaatttttgtaggctctggccaggtagctcagttggttacagcatcctacccatataccaaggttgtgggttccatctcctatcagggcacatacaagacgcAAACAattgatgcataaataagtggatcaacaaatctgtttctctctctccttccccctctctaaaataaataaattttaaaaataatttttgtaaaattgTAAACTTTTGTAAACATCCATTATCACTTACttgttaaatataataaaaccaaaAACTCTCAAAAAAGTTTTTTCACGTACTCAAAAGGTACTTCATGAagaaagttcattttatttttgtatcattttGGTTTATTCTGAAAAGTATTCTTGCACTTAAAGTCAATGtagcaaatgtttatttagaGCTTCCAATAACTAAGAACTGGAGATATGATCCGGAGCATTTCTGTGACTTAAAAAGATATTGATACACATCAGAGTTACAAATTGGAATGGAATAGCAAATACTATTTGCAATAGTAAGTAAGGACGCCTGGTGGCGCTGCAGGCTAGGAGTTCGAATGAAGAGCTCTGTGGACCCGGGACGCCATTAAGCTGGGAAATCAGAACGTTGATTGCTTCCTAAAAGAAGGCAGCATTTCAGTTAAGATCTAGGGGCAGAGATCTTCAGAGAGGGCATCGTGCTAGTGCGACTCAGCCAGAAAGATCTAATTCGAGGTTATTTAACGAAGCCCTCTGGATTGATTGTACCGCGTTGAAGAAACTGCACCGTCTTGAACTGAGTCTGAACAATGGAGACCGCGCTTCCAAAAACGCCACAGAAAAGGCAAGTTGTCTTTCTTGTTATATTGTTGTTTTTGTGGGAGGCTGGCTCGGAAGCAATTAGGTACTCCATGCCAGAAGAGACGGAAAGTGGCTCCTTTGTGGCCAACCTGGCAAAAGACCTGGGGCTCAGGGTGGGGGAACTGGCCACTCGGGGCGCGCGAATCCAttacaaaggaaacaaacagCCCTTGCAGCTCGATATAAAGACAGGGGACTTGCTTCTATATGAAAAACTAGACCGGGAGGTGCTGTGCGGGGCTACAGATCCCTGTATACTGCAATTCCAACTGTTACTGGAAAAGCCGGTGCAGTTTTTTCAAGCTGATCTGCAGCTCACGGATATAAATGACCATTCCCCCGAGTTCCTAGACAGGGAAATGCTCCTAAAAATCCCAGAGAACGTCCAGCCAGGGTCTGTGTTTCCTTTGAAAACAGCTCGGGACTTTGACATAGGTAGCAACACTGTTCAGAACTACACCATCAGCCCCAACCCCCATTTTCATGTTGTCACTCATAATCGCGGAGATGGCAGAAAATACCCCGAGCTGGTGCTAGACAAAGCGCTGGATCGGGAGGAGCAGTCCGAGCTCAGATTAACCCTCACAGCGCTGGATGGCGGGGCTCCGCCCAGGTCAGGGACCACTGCCCTCCGCATCGAAGTCCTGGACATCAATGACAACGCCCCTGAGTTTCTACAGTCTCTCTATGAGGCACAGGTCCCGGAAAACAGCCCCCTAAACTCCTTAGTTGTCACTGTCGCCGCCCGAGATTCAGATGCCGGAACGTATGGGAACGTAGCTTACACTCTATTCCAAGGCGATGAAGTTACTCAGCCATTTGTAATAGATGAAACAACAGGAGAAATTCGTCTGAAAAGGGCATTGGATTTCGAGGCAACTCAATATTATAACGTGGAAATTGCAGCCACAGACGGCGGAGGCCTTTCAGGAAAATGCTCGGTAGCTATCCAGGTGCTGGATGTGAATGACAACGCCCCGGAACTGACCCTGTCCAAAGTCGCCAGCTCGACCCCAGAAAACTCCCCAGAGACTGTAGTTGCTGTCTTCAGTGTTTCTGATCCAGATTCCGGGGACAATGGCAGGATGGTTTGCTCCATCCAGGACGATATTCCTTTTCTCTTGAAACCCACATTCAAGAACTTTTACACCCTAGTCACAGAGAGGCCACTGGACAGGGAGAGCAGAGCCCAGTACAACGTCACCATCACCGTCACCGACATGGGGACCCCCAGGCTGAAAACCCAGCACAACATAACCCTGCTGGTCTCCGACGTCAACGACAACGCCCCCGCCTTCACCCAAACCGCCTACACCCTGTTCCTCCGCGAGAACAACAGCCCCGCCCTGCACATCGGCAGCGTCAGCGCCACAGACAGGGACGCGGGCGCCAACGCCCAGGTCACCTACTCGCTGCTGCCGCCCCACGACCCGCAGCTGCCCCTGGCCTCGCTCGTGTCCATCAACGCGGACAACGGCCACCTGTTCGCCCTGAGGGCGCTGGACTTCGAGGCCCTGCGGGCGTTCGAGTTCGGCGTGGGCGCCACGGACCGCGGGTCGCCCGCGCTGAGCAGCCAGGCGCTGGTGCGCGTGCAGGTGCTGGACGCCAACGACAACTCGCCCTTCGTGCTGTACCCGCTGCAGAACGGCTCTGCGCCCTGCACCGAGCTGGTGCCCAGGGCGGCCGAGCCGGGCTACCTGGTGAGCAAGGTGGTGGCGGTGGACGCAGACTCGGGCCAGAACGCCTGGCTGTCGTaccagctgctccgggccacgGAGCCCGGGCTGTTCGGCGTGTGGGCGCACAATGGCGAGGTGCGCACGGCGCGGCCGCTGGGCGAGCGCGACGCGGCCAAGCACAGGCTGGTGGTGCTGGTCAAGGACAATGGCGAGCCCGCGCTGTCTGCCAGCGTCACGCTGCACGTGCTGCTGGTGGAGGGCTTCTCGCAGCCCTACCTGCCGCTGCCCGAAGCGGCGGCCGAGCGGGCGCAGGCCGACCCGCTGACCGTGTACCTGGTGATCGCGCTGGCGTCGGTGTCGTCGCTGTTCCTGTTCTCGGTGCTGGCGTTCGTCGCGGTGCGGCTGTGCAGGCGGAGCAGGGCGGCCTGGGCGGgtggctgctcggtgcctgagGGCCACCTTCCGGGCCACCTGGTGGACGTCAGCGGTACTGGgaccctgtcccagagctaccaGTATGAGGTGTGTCTGACTGCAGGCTCCGGAtcaaatgaattcaaattcttgAAGCCAATTATCCCCAACCTTCCGCCCCAAGGCGCTATCGAAGAAACAGAGGGAAAAATGACCTTCCGAAACAACTTCGAATTCAATTAGAAATATCAACATGATGCAGTGTCTTTTGTAACATCTTTAATTTCTCCAGATACAGAGTTTGAGAGCTCATGGACAAAAATCCCACCTTGGAGTATAGCCTGGATTTCCCTTTTGTAAATTGTCCATTGGACTTTATCTTGTCTATTTTTGGAAAACTCAAATCTAGACTCCTGCATTCGCATAATGCCATTTCAGATCCCTACACCTCATGCTGGTGATTTTCCTGTAATGTTTGTCCCTCTTCCTGGCATTTGTTGTCATTAACTGTCTTAATAAAATGcaatattaattgattttttctCTATTCAGTTCATTGTTTCACCAAACTCTTAAGTATATTTGATGTTTAATAGcaaaaattaaaagtgtttttacatgttttttgaattttattttcaaaggaaatatgcattttaaaaatatattttactgattttttacagagaggaagggagggagagagtgagatagagacatagatcagctgcctcctacacaccccctactggggatgtgcccgaaaccaaggtacatgcccttgactggaattgaacctgggacccttcagtccgcaggctgatgctctatccactgagccaaaccgatcagggcaGGAAAATATGTATTTGATAAGTATGTGAGAAAACATGATGAAAGCAACAATTTTGTATCTACTCTTCTTTCCTAGCTCTCACCTCActgacaaacattttttaaacaaaaatttttatggaattgtaatatacacacagaaaaatgaacaaatccTTAATCTCAGCTCAATGTATTTTCAGAAAGTGAACACTTAGGATCAGCATCTTGATGAAGAAATGAAGCATTACTAGCATCCCAGATGCCACACAGATGATCCCTTAAGATGACTATCAGTTCAAGTATAACATATATCCTGACTTCCAATGAGCGTGTAGTTTAgttttgcatgtttaaaaatttttaatgaaatagtaGAGTATATTCTcttttgtgttttgcttctttCACTCAATATTATGTTTATGACATTTATTCATGatgttgcttttaattttagttttttattctcatttctatATAGTATTCCAGTGTATGAATATTTCATGATTTATTACCCATTCTACTGTATGTAGATATTTGGATTGTGCAAGGTTTGGCTGTTTGAATAATAGTGCTCTGAACATGCTTGTACATATCTTTTGGCAAATATATGTGTGCATTCTGTTGGTTATATACATAGGGGTAAAATTGCCACTCATTTAGTAAGTAGATGTTCACTTTTAGTAGATGTTTCCAAATAGTTTTCCAATGTGGCTGTCCAATTTACACTGTTAACAGCAGTGTTTGGATGTACCAGGTCCTTTACATTTTTATCCACACCTAGtcttgtctgtttttctttttatcccattttaaaccttttatttgctagctctttttatatttacttcCTTATCACTAAAGAATATGGCTGTAAccttttcataaatattaaacaatTAATTTCCTGCTATTATTGTTTAGTACCTAGAACACGTAAACTTCTCTGATCCATCCTTCACATAGCTATATCACTATTTTCCCTTACTTCTCTGcacaaactgaaaccttcatttctTATTCCACTAGCAATAGTTTCTTCTAATTTTCTGtatgagagaaaataataaaatgattattgTTTCTGTTATCTGATTCTCACTTACACTTTCAAATCTCTCTCAAATGGATCTTTACTTTCATATAGTCAAGGTTGCTGTTCTATGTCTTTTCTGCTTTTGTAGGATAGGGCAGTCTGCACCCAAGTTCCTGTCTGAGTGGAAGTTGTGACAAGGTGTTCTGTGTGAATCAGTTCAGGGCCAGGGTTATAAAATAACAGATTTTGCTTTAGGGTGCATTGTAATAAATAGGCAGGGAGCTCTTCAGCACTTGGCCCTTCAAATGACAAAAGATTTTATGCTGGGATTCCAAGatcttactaaatattttaatgctctccagaaaactcattttatttctttagaaatgagcctcaaagttttaaaaagtagatcATGAGgggaaataattattaaaaattatatgttatatataatgtattattattgttatacaCTGCCTATACACTTGGctgttttctaaattatttacacatacctcacttaatcctcaaaataatGGTACAATTGACATCCTCATTTTAGGGATGGACAAACTAGGACATAAAGAGTTAAAgtaaccctaaccagtttggctcaatggatagagcatgggccttcggactgaagggtcccaggtttgattcaggtcaaggccatgtactttagttgtgggcacatgcaggaggcagctgatcaatgtttctctctcatcgatgtttctaactctctatccctctcccttcgtctctgtaaaaaaaaaaatcaataaaatatatatactttaaaaaaagaattaaagtaaaCTGCCCAGATTACTTTAGTAAGTGGTGGAATCAGGATTTTAAACCAGGCATCCTGACTCCAGATacattgcttttttgtttttgctttctctcGTTTTAAATCTATTAAACATTCAAAAAGTGTACAGAGTGTATATGTGcgatttaaagtaaaaataataaaatgttcacCCATGTACCTATCACTCAGTTGAAGCATGAGAACAATGCAAAGACATTGGAAGTCCCTGTGTGCTTCCATCATTAAATCTTTTATCCCCATGAAAATCAACACTTATCCTGAATctttaattaattatttgttatttttttacagtTGCAGTGAATATGCATATATCCTTAAGTGACATATTGTTTAGCTTTGTCTGTTTTTGCAATTTATACAAGTAGATTAATGTAGTATGGATCATCTATGGGCTTACTTATTTTTATCACTAGGTTTGAATTCATCCATGTTAATGTAGTTCATTCATTAGAGTGCTctatagtattccactgtatacatCTTTACCTTTACATTCATTTTACTGTTGACCAACTTTGGGGTTGCTCTAAGAGTTTTGTTACTATGAAGAATGCTGCTATAAGCATTATGGAATATATCTCATGCACTTGGGCAAGAGTTATTTTGGGGTACATGCATATATAGGAAGGTACTATCTGGGTGATATCAAGAactggaaagatataaaagtgAATGAATTAGTTAATAGATGCCAGCACCAAGGAGACAGAGTGTTAGAATTATCTACCAAGATTTTTAGATGGACTTCAAAATATGCTTCAAGCAATTACAAATATGcttgaaacatgaaaaaatgagaGTTTCAACAAAGAAATGTAAAGTgcagcaaagaaataaaagatataatgAAATGCCAATggatattttacaaattaaaaatacaatgaaatgaaaaacTCAGTTGGTGAGTTCAATAGTAGAATAGAATGGACAAACAAaaatcagtgaactagaagacagaaaaataaaaattactcaatctgaacagcagaggggaaaaaatgggCCATAAAAAGATAACAGAGCCTCAGGAACCTATGGGACAATAACAAAAGATCTAACATTTTGTCATTGGAAtcccagaaggaaaggagaaaacttCTCAAATTTGGCAAAAGACACAGACCCAGAGATTCAAGAAGCCTAAGAAATTCAAAACAagataaaccataaaaatccGCACCAAAAGACATCATTGTTAAAtttctgaaaactaaagagaaggaaaaatcgTGAAAGCAGTGATAAAATAGAATGACACATTACCCATAGGACAATAATAATTTGAATGATAGTAGATTTCTCATTAGAGAAATGTAGATTTCTCATTAGAAGCCATGGAGGTCAGAGAGAAGTGACATAATActtttaaagtgctgaaagaaaacaaCTGTTAACCCAGAAGCCTATACCCAGTGAAAATACCTTTCATGAAGAGAAAATGTTGCCTGTAGACCTACCATAAAAGAATGGATAAAGGAAGTTTTCCAAAGAGATagaaatccattttaaaatggaacattagccgaaaccggtttggctcagtggatagagcgtcggcctgaggactgaaaggtcccaggttcgattccggtgaagggcatgtaccttggttgcgggcacatccccagtagggggtgtgcaggaggtagctgatcgatgtttctctatcatcgatgtttctaactctcgatccctctctcttcctctctgtaaaaaatcaataaaaaaaaatggaacattaGCTCAGCTAGAGAGGCTCAGTAGGTTAAGGTTCATCCTGTGCACCCTGTTGCATCCTGTGcttacctgggttgcgggttctgTCCAGGGtacttatgggaggcaaccaatcaatgtttctctctctccttctttattcctctctctctaaaatcaataaaaatatattaaaaataaaatgaaacatcaggaaaaaagaaaaaacacagtaAACAAAAATATGGGTAAATGCAATaggcttttcttttcct from Eptesicus fuscus isolate TK198812 chromosome 6, DD_ASM_mEF_20220401, whole genome shotgun sequence encodes the following:
- the LOC103289751 gene encoding protocadherin beta-5-like; this translates as METALPKTPQKRQVVFLVILLFLWEAGSEAIRYSMPEETESGSFVANLAKDLGLRVGELATRGARIHYKGNKQPLQLDIKTGDLLLYEKLDREVLCGATDPCILQFQLLLEKPVQFFQADLQLTDINDHSPEFLDREMLLKIPENVQPGSVFPLKTARDFDIGSNTVQNYTISPNPHFHVVTHNRGDGRKYPELVLDKALDREEQSELRLTLTALDGGAPPRSGTTALRIEVLDINDNAPEFLQSLYEAQVPENSPLNSLVVTVAARDSDAGTYGNVAYTLFQGDEVTQPFVIDETTGEIRLKRALDFEATQYYNVEIAATDGGGLSGKCSVAIQVLDVNDNAPELTLSKVASSTPENSPETVVAVFSVSDPDSGDNGRMVCSIQDDIPFLLKPTFKNFYTLVTERPLDRESRAQYNVTITVTDMGTPRLKTQHNITLLVSDVNDNAPAFTQTAYTLFLRENNSPALHIGSVSATDRDAGANAQVTYSLLPPHDPQLPLASLVSINADNGHLFALRALDFEALRAFEFGVGATDRGSPALSSQALVRVQVLDANDNSPFVLYPLQNGSAPCTELVPRAAEPGYLVSKVVAVDADSGQNAWLSYQLLRATEPGLFGVWAHNGEVRTARPLGERDAAKHRLVVLVKDNGEPALSASVTLHVLLVEGFSQPYLPLPEAAAERAQADPLTVYLVIALASVSSLFLFSVLAFVAVRLCRRSRAAWAGGCSVPEGHLPGHLVDVSGTGTLSQSYQYEVCLTAGSGSNEFKFLKPIIPNLPPQGAIEETEGKMTFRNNFEFN